A single region of the Procambarus clarkii isolate CNS0578487 chromosome 59, FALCON_Pclarkii_2.0, whole genome shotgun sequence genome encodes:
- the LOC138353762 gene encoding uncharacterized protein codes for MIFNAQLMIFNAQLMIFNAQLMIFNAQLMIFNAQLMILNALLVPFNALLVPFNALLVPFNALLVPFNALLVPFNALLVPFNALLVPFNALLVPFNALLVPFNALLVPFNALLVPFNALLVPFNALLVPFNALLVPFNALLVPFNALLVPFNALLVPFNALLVPFNALLVPFNALLVPFNALLVPFNALLVPFNALLVPFNALLVPFNALLVPFNALLVPFNALLVPFNALLVPFNALLVPFNALLVHFNALLVHFNALLVPFNALLVPFNALLVPFNALLVPFNALLVPFNALLVPFNALLVPFNALLVPFNALLVPFNALLMPFNALLVPFNALLVPFNALLVPFNALLVPFNALLVPFNALLVPFNALLVPFNALLVPFNALLVPFNALLVPFNALLVPFNALLVPFNALLVPFNALLVPFNALLVPFNALLVPFNALLVPFNALLVPFNALLVPFNALLVPFNALLVPFNALLVPFNALLVPFNALLVPFNALLVPFNALLVHFNALLVHFNALLVPFNALLVPFNALLVPFNALLVPFNALLVPFNALLVPFNALLMPFNALLVPFNALLVPFNALLVPFNALLVPFNALLMPFNALLVPFNALLVPFNALLVPFNALLVPFNALLVPFNALLVPFNALLVPFNALLVPFNALLVPFNALLVPFNALLVPFNALLVPFNALVISVT; via the coding sequence ATGATTTTCAACGCCCAGTTGATGATTTTCAACGCCCAGTTGATGATTTTCAACGCCCAGTTGATGATTTTCAACGCCCAGTTGATGATTTTCAACGCCCAGTTGATGATTTTGAACGCCCTGTTGGTGCCCTTCAACGCCCTGTTGGTGCCCTTCAACGCCCTGTTGGTGCCCTTCAACGCCCTGTTGGTACCCTTCAACGCCCTGTTGGTACCCTTCAACGCCCTGTTGGTACCCTTCAACGCCCTGTTGGTGCCCTTCAACGCCCTGTTGGTGCCCTTCAACGCCCTGTTGGTGCCCTTCAACGCCCTGTTGGTGCCCTTCAACGCCCTGTTGGTACCCTTCAACGCCCTGTTGGTGCCCTTCAACGCCCTGTTGGTACCCTTCAACGCCCTGTTGGTGCCCTTCAACGCCCTGTTGGTGCCCTTCAACGCCCTGTTGGTACCCTTCAACGCCCTGTTGGTGCCCTTCAACGCCCTGTTGGTGCCCTTCAACGCCCTGTTGGTACCCTTCAACGCCCTGTTGGTGCCCTTCAACGCCCTGTTGGTGCCCTTCAACGCTCTGTTGGTACCCTTCAACGCCCTGTTGGTGCCCTTCAACGCCCTGTTGGTGCCCTTCAACGCCCTATTGGTGCCCTTCAACGCCCTGTTGGTACCCTTCAATGCCCTGTTGGTACCCTTCAACGCCCTGTTGGTGCCCTTCAACGCCCTGTTGGTGCCCTTCAACGCCCTGTTGGTGCACTTCAACGCCCTGTTGGTGCACTTCAACGCCCTGTTGGTGCCCTTCAACGCCCTGTTGGTACCCTTCAACGCCCTGTTGGTGCCCTTCAACGCCCTGTTGGTGCCCTTCAACGCCCTGTTGGTGCCCTTCAACGCCCTGTTGGTGCCCTTCAACGCCCTGTTGGTGCCCTTCAACGCCCTGTTGGTGCCCTTCAACGCCCTGTTGGTGCCCTTCAATGCCCTGTTGATGCCCTTCAACGCCCTGTTGGTGCCCTTCAACGCCCTGTTGGTGCCCTTCAACGCCCTGTTGGTACCCTTCAACGCCCTGTTGGTGCCCTTCAACGCCCTGTTGGTGCCCTTCAACGCCCTGTTGGTACCCTTCAACGCCCTGTTGGTGCCCTTCAACGCCCTGTTGGTGCCCTTCAACGCCCTGTTGGTACCCTTCAACGCCCTGTTGGTGCCCTTCAACGCCCTGTTGGTGCCCTTCAACGCCCTGTTGGTACCCTTCAACGCCCTGTTGGTGCCCTTCAACGCCCTGTTGGTGCCCTTCAACGCCCTGTTGGTACCCTTCAACGCCCTGTTGGTGCCCTTCAACGCCCTGTTGGTGCCCTTCAACGCTCTGTTGGTACCCTTCAACGCCCTGTTGGTGCCCTTCAACGCCCTGTTGGTGCCCTTCAACGCCCTATTGGTGCCCTTCAACGCCCTGTTGGTACCCTTCAATGCCCTGTTGGTACCCTTCAACGCCCTGTTGGTGCCCTTCAACGCCCTGTTGGTGCCCTTCAACGCCCTGTTGGTGCACTTCAACGCCCTGTTGGTGCACTTCAACGCCCTGTTGGTGCCCTTCAACGCCCTGTTGGTACCCTTCAACGCCCTGTTGGTGCCCTTCAACGCCCTGTTGGTGCCCTTCAACGCCCTGTTGGTGCCCTTCAACGCCCTGTTGGTGCCCTTCAACGCCCTGTTGATGCCCTTCAACGCCCTGTTGGTGCCCTTCAACGCCCTGTTGGTGCCCTTCAACGCCCTGTTGGTGCCCTTCAACGCCCTGTTGGTGCCCTTCAATGCCCTGTTGATGCCCTTCAACGCCCTGTTGGTGCCCTTCAACGCCCTGTTGGTGCCCTTTAACGCCCTGTTGGTACCCTTCAACGCCCTGTTGGTGCCCTTCAACGCACTGTTGGTGCCATTCAACGCCCTGTTGGTGCCCTTCAACGCCCTGTTGGTGCCCTTCAACGCCCTGTTGGTGCCCTTCAACGCCCTGTTGGTGCCCTTCAACGCCCTGTTGGTACCCTTCAACGCCCTGTTGGTGCCCTTCAACGCCCTGTTGGTACCCTTCAACGCCCTGGTGATCTCCGTCACGTGA